The genomic region CCCGTCGTCTGTCGGCTTTGTGGATTCGGGCATGGAAAGTTTCGGCCTCCTACGGGACGTGGAAAGAGAGAAGGACGGAGGGGGCGACGCACGGACCGGACGGTGGGATACGGGCTCTGCTGTGCCGGGATTCCGCTAAGGGATCCAGTCGCCTCGACCGGAAGCGCGGTCGCGGCTCAGACGGTGAGAACCACGTCGTCCTGGGTGAGGGTTTCGCGGACTGTCTCGGTGAGCCGGTCGGCCGCGATCGACGCGTAGTGCTCGGTCTTCTCCACACCGATGAAGTCCCGGCCTTCCAGCAGGGCGGCGACGCCCGTGGAGCCGGAGCCGGCACAGAAGTCGAGCACTGTGCCACCCGGCGGGGAGATCTTGACCAGCTCGCGCATCACCTCGACCGGCTTCTGCGTGATGTGCTGGCGCTTGGACCCCGAGGGCTGTGACGCCGAGTACATACCCGGCAGGTAGACCGGGTTACGGGAGCCGTCGATCGGCCCCTTGGACGCCCAGATGATGAACTCGCAGTTCTGGGTGAACCGGCCCTTCTGCGGCCTGGCCTGCGGCTTGTGCCAGGCCAGCACGCCCCGCCACAGCCATCCGGCCGCCTGGATCGCATCAGTTGTCGTGGGGAGTTGGCGCCAGTCGGTGAACAGCAGCGCGGTCCCGCCGGTCTTCGTCAGACGGTGCGCTTCGCTCATGATCTGCGTCAGCCAGAACCCATAGCTGCGCTGGTCCATGTTCTCGCCGGTGAAGTCGGCGAGGTCGTTCTTGGAATCGGCGGAGGTGTACTTCTGCTTGGCGGAGCGGGTGGTGCGCTCCTTCGCGGTCCGGCCCCCGCTGTTGTACGGCGGATCGGTGATGACCGAGTCGACGCAGCCGTCCGGAAGGCCGGTGAGGACGCTGAGGGCGTCGCCCTGGTGCAGGGAAAAAGGCAAAGAGGAACCCCTATTCGGGTATGGGAACGCGGAGCGAAATGGGACTCACCGCCTCACGCAGTAGTCCTCGCGGGCTGGAATCGGGCATGCAGAAGCCCGGAGCCACAGACCGAGGAAGGTGAGGGGGAGTCCAAAAACTGTAGAGGCGAATCCGCCGACGACCAAGAAGTGCTCCGTGAGGTACCGGATTCCGATACCTCACGCCGATTTTTTGGTCAACGGCCGATCCGCGCCTACTGTTTTTGAACCGCCCGGCGCACACCGCCGCTGGCTACTCCCCTCCGTGCCTCACGGAGGTACTCCCTGCCCTGGAACCCCTAGTTCACGGCCCGGCCACGCGTGGTGAGCGGCAACTCGCCCGTGCCGGCCCGTTCCTATCGCCCACCCCGGCCGCCGCGCCCTTCCATGACGTCTCGCGCACGTGGCACGCCGGTCACCGCACCCCTCAAGGACACGTTCATGACGCCTCGCTACCCGCCCATGCCCGAAAACGCTGACCGGCGAGCGATCGGCTCCGGTTGAAAGCGCTCGCCGCCGGCATCGGCGTCGTCTTCCTCTCCCCCATCCTGATCGCCGGCACCGGCATGGTGCTGGCAACCTCCGCCGACGCCGTGCAGAGCAGCGGCTCCCTCAGCAACTGCCTGACTGACATCGACACCGACAAGGTCGCCGAGCAGGTCGGCAAGATCCTCGACGGCGCATCCGGCGAGAACGTCGACATCGAGGGCCTGGACCTGCCTTCCGAACAGGTCCCCAACGCGCAGACGATCGTGGCCGCCGGCCTCTCGCTCGACGTCCCCACGAAGGGCCAGATCATCGCGCTCGCCACGGCGATGCAGGAGAGCCGGCTGCGCAACCTCAACTACGGCGACAGGGACAGCCTCGGCCTGTTCCAGCAGCGCCCCTCCCAGGGCTGGGGCAGCGCCCAGCAGATCCGCGATCCGGTTTACGCCTCCGAGCAGTTCTACAAGCACTTGCTCAAGGTGAACGGCTGGCAGCAGATGACCGTCACCCAGGCCGCCCAAGCCGTGCAGAAGTCCGGCCTGCCGGACGCGTACGCGCAGTGGGAGAACCTGGCCACTGCATTGCAGGCTGCCATCGCTAAGACCTTCCCCGGCGGTGCCAACGACACGGACCAGGCCACGCAGCCGCCGACCCTTTTCACCGGCTGCGCGCCGGGCCAGGACGGTTCCGGCTTCGGTCCCATCCCCGAGGGGAGGGTCCCGAAGGGCTACACGATCCCCAAGGACGCCGACCCGAAGGCGCGCAAGGCCATCGAGTGGGCGATGCACCAGCTCGGCACGCTCTACCAGTGGGGCGGGTCCTGCACCAACGCACACGGCCCCGACCCGATGGGCCGCTGCGACTGCTCCAGCCTGATGCAGCAGGCGTACGCCCACGTTGGCGTCACGCTTACCCGCACCACGTATACGCAGGTCACCGAGGGCAAGGCAGTATCTCCGGCCCAGCTCAAGCCCGGTGACCTGATCTTCAGCCGGGGCAGCGCCGCACGGCCTGAACACGTCGGCATGTACATGGGCGAGGGCCTCGTCATCGAGGCGCCGCGCACCACCAAGCCGGTCCGGATCACCCCGATCAAGGACTGGACGATTCTCGCCGCCCGCCGCATCCTCTGACGCTCGCCCGGCACCGCGCCGGGCGCGCCAACGCCGCGGCCACTTCGGCGCCCCGAGCGCACTTCCCCCTCCGCTTCCCCTTTTCCTCTGGCCCTCGCTTGGGCCGCGTACAAGGAGCCCTGCCACACCTATGTCCGTCCCTCTCGCAGACCGCGTCATCCACCTCGCCTACGACCCAGGAATCTCGCCCCAGGGCGGCGGGCTGCCCGGCCTCGCCGTGCTGAAGAACGTCGTCAACTCGATCAACATGTTCGGCATCATCGCCGTGGTCGGCGCCCTCGCCGTCTCGCTCGGTGTATGGGCCTGGGGCCACCACACCGGTGGCCATCAGGCCGAGGCAAACGGCAAGAAGGGCGCCCTCGTGGCGGCCGGCGCCGCGCTCGGCCTCGGTGCCGCGAACGGGATCGTCGCGTTCTTCTCCAGTCTGGGGTCGCAGGTTCACTGATGCGGACACGATTCCCTTCCGTCTCGGCGCTCTCGTACGGCACACACTGGCCAACCGGCAAGCGCATCGCGATCGTCGCCTCCGCCGTCGCCGTCCTCCTCGCCATCGCCGCGATCGTCGCCCTGCTGACCGGCGGTGGAAACGGGCACCAAGCTCCTGGGGTCGCCGCGCCCACCCCGACGGGCAGCCCGTCCTCCACCGAGGCCGCCCCGAAGCCTTCCTCCGGAACGGGGTCGGTGCCCAAGCCTCCCCAGATCGCCGAGCCGGTCGCCTATGCCAAGGCGGCGGCCCAGATGCTGTGGTCCTACGACACCCGCACCACCAGCCGCGACCAGCAGCTCGCCGGTATGGACGCCTGGATGACCGACGAGAGCGCCTACGCCGACTGGGCCTCGGCCTCCGGCCAGGTGCCCGATCCGGTGCTGTGGTCGCGGATGGCCGACCAGGAGCAGCACGCCACCGCCGGCGTCACCGAGGGCCACTTCCCCTCGGCGTTCAAGCAGGCGCTGGCCGATGACCCGTCCGCGATCACGAAGGCGTACATCTACGTCGTCACCGTCAACGGCAAGCAGCAGATCGCCTGGAAGAAGGGCGGCGGCGGAACCGAGGAGCGGGCTGTGACCCTTGCCGTCCAGTGCCGCCCGAACCACGACTGCACCCTGGCCGCCATCGCCCCGAGCGTCACGCAGTGACCCGCGCCTGCAACAAGAACGGAGGGTAGCTCCTCGTGGGCTTCTGTGATCTCCCCCTGGCAGACAAGATGTGCGCCGTCGGCGACGCGGTGGACTTCGCTTCGAACCCCGGCAAAGCCATCGGTGACTGGATGGCGAAGTCCGCCGGCGAACTCGCCGCCGCGGCGGCCGACCTGGCCGCCGAGGCAGTCAACACCACCACGAAGGTGGACCTGAACGCCGGCTGGTTCCGCGACAACTACGAGATGCTGCTGCCGCTGGGCCTGGTCCTGCTGGTCGCCACGTTCTGCGCGCAGCTGGTGCGGGCAGCCATCCGGCGCGACGGGCAGGCCCTGACACAAGCGTTCACCGGCACCATGAGCGGCGTCCTGTTCGCATTCTGCGCCATCGCGTTCACGACAGTCGCGGTCGAGGTGGTCGACGCGATATCCGACGGCCTGTTCAAGGCCGCGCACCTGAACATCGAGACAGCCGTGCGCCGGATCGTGAAGGTCAACCAGCTCGGGGCCTTGACCGGACTGGGCTGGCTCGTCCCGGTCGTCGCCGGTCTCGGCGCCGCCATCGGAGCGTTCCTCTACTGGTGCGTGATGATGGTGCGCAAGGTCGGCATCCTCGTCATGGTCACCTTGGCGATCTTCGCGTCCGCCGGTGGCGGCTGGGAGGTCGCCCGGCGCTGGCGCAAGGGCTGGATCGAGGCCACCGCCACCCTCGTAGTCTCCAAGCTCCTGATGACCGTGATCTTCGTTCTCGGTATCGCCACCATGGGCAAGACCGAGGCCAAGGGCGGCATCGCCGCGCTGGCCGACGTCATGGCCGGCATCGTCATCATGGTTCTCGTGCTGCTGTGCCCGTATGCGGTCTTCAAGTTCGTGCACTGGGCGGCCGGCGGCACCGATGGCGAGTCCATCCACCGTGCCGGTGGCGCGGGAGCCCAGATAGCCAAGGCACATGCCGAGAAGGCCGCCCGCAAGGCCGCCTCGGCAGCGGCAACCGCTGGAACCGGCGGTGCGGCAGCGGGAGCGGGTGCCGCCCCGCAGGGCCCCGATGCCGGCGGTGGAGGGGGATTCCCCGGCGATGTCGCCGCCACCCCGACCGGCGGAGGTACAGAGGGCAAGGAAGGCGCATCATCCGGCGGCTCGGGTGCCTCGCCCGGTGGCGATGCCGTCAAGTCCGGTCTGGAGAAGGCCGTCCAGCCCGCGCCGACCAGCGTGTCCGACGACACCAGCGGCCAGGTGGGCGGGAACCAAGGGCCCGGCGGATCGGGGGCGAGCGCCACGTCCGGCCAGGGCGACGGTTGGCAGTCCACCCCGCCGACCACGACCCCGCCGCCCCAGGGCGCACCGCCGTCCTCCGGCTCCCAGAGCGCTACGTCCAGCGGGTCGGCCACACCACCGGCGGCCGGTCTCTGATCCTCTGTCCGACTCCCGGGGGCGAGGCCCCGCGCCCCGCCCCCGGGTACCACCCGCGCCTCCAGGAACCGCCCCTTGACTGATCTCTCCGCCGCCCCGATCACGGTGAAATTCCCGCACCGGAGCCGCCGCGGCATCCTCCTCGGCCTCTCACTCCCCCAGCTCTCCTTGGCCTCGTGCACGCTGGCGCTACTGCTGATGACGGTGATCTCCACGGGCCTGCTGGGCGCCGTCGCCCTGGCCCCGCTGTGGGCCGCCTCCGGCGCCCTCATCGCCATCCGCCGGCACGGCCGCTCCCTCATCGACTGGGCGCCGATCGTCACCCGCTACGCACACCGCCGCCGGACCGGCCAGACACTCTGGCTCGCCCGGCCCGTCACCCGCCCGCGGCAGGACGGCATCCTTCACCTGCCCGGTGCCGCAGCCTCCCTCAAGGTGGTCACCCCCGGTGACTCCGCCAACGGCGCTGCGGCCGTGCACGACCCGCACCGGCAGACCCTGACCGCCATCGCACGCGTCACCTCCCGCGCCTTCGCTCTCCTCGACCCGGCCACCCAGAACCACAACGTCAACAGCTGGGGACGAGCGCTGGCAGGCATCGCCCGCACCGGCCACATCGCCACCGTGCAAGTGCTGGAACGCACCGTCCCCGACAGCGGTGACACCCTGACCCGGCATTGGACCCAGAACGGTCGTCCCGAGACTCCGGTCGCCGGACAGATCTACTCCGAACTCGTCTCCTCAGCCGGCCCCGCCGCCGCACCGCACGAGACCTACCTCGCCATATCCCTTGACCTGAAGGCCGCCAAGCGGCTGATCACGCAGGCCGGCGGCGGTTTGCCAGGCGCGTTCACCGTCATGGAGCAGACGACCGCGTCCCTCGCCCAGGCCGCCCGGAACGCCGGCCTCATGGTGACCGGATGGCTGAGCGCCCGGGAGATCGCCGCGGTCATCCGCACCGCCTACGACCCCAAGGCCCTCGCAGCCCTCCAGCAGTGGTCCGAGACCGGCCGCGCCGAAGCGGAACCCGCCGCCGCGGGACCTGTCGTCCAGTTCGAGGAGTACGACCGCCTCGCCACCGACAGCGCCCGGCACGCGACGTACTGGGTGGAGAACTGGCCGCGCACCGAGATGGGAGCGGGCTTCCTGCACGGGATCATGTTCACCGCCGGAGTACGGCGCAGCCTGTCCCTCATCTACGCACCCCAGGGGCTCGAGTCCGCGCTGCGGGACGTCCAGCGAAGGAAGGCCGCGATCATCGCCGACGCGAACGAGCGCGCCCGCCGCGGCCAAGTCGATTCCGAAGAGGATTCCGTCGAGTACGCCGACGTCAAGACGCGCGAGCGCCAACTCATCGCCGGGCACGCGGACGTGGCCCTGACCGGGCTGGTCACCGTCACGGCCGAGACCGATGCTCTCCTCGACGCCGCCTGCGCACAGATCGAGACCGCCGCCGTCACCGCCGGCGTCGACTTGCGCCGCCTCAACTACCAGCAGCCCGACGCCTTCACCGTCGCCGCCCTCCCCCTCGCCCGCACCACCTTGTAACGGAGGAGTCCACCATCGGCACATGGGGCACCGGCCCCTTCGACAATGACCTGGCAGCCGACTACGCCTTGCTGCTCGACCGGTCAGGCGTGCCCGAGGTTCTCCTGCGCCACGCCCTCTCCGACCCGGGCAGCACCAGGATCGAGAACTGGGAAGTGACGGTCGCAGCCGCAGCGGTGATCGCCTCGTCCTGCCCCGGCGGCGAGCCTCTCCACCCCGTGTACGGCCCGCACAAACCCCTGCCGCCGCTCCCCCACGATCTGCGGGACCTCGCGGCTGCGGCCCTCGTCACCATCCTCACCCGCCCTCCACAGACTTATGGATGGGTGAGCGAACAGCTCGTCACACGCTGGCTCTCCGGCCTCGCCCAACTGCACGGGGTGCTCGCAACGACGCCCGCGAGGCCGACCCAACCGCCTCCGGCACCATCTCCGGCCTGTCGCCCCACCCAGACAGCGCCCGACTCAGGCCCCCGTCGCCGCTGACCTCACCGACCCAGCAAGGACCTTCTTGAACACCAGTCCCGCGCACGAAGCGCAGCCCTATCTGCGTGCCGCCACCGCCGGCATCCGCCACCACGCCCGGAGCCTGCCCGCCCAGGACTGCGCCGCCGACCGCGTTCACCTGGACGTGCTGCACGCCCACCTGACCACGCTGCACCAGCTTCTGGACCAACTCGCAGACACCACCCGGCCCCAGAACCCCGCTGCCGGGCGCCACCTCGCCACCGCGCGGACCCGGCTGTGGCAGGCCGCCACCGAAACCCACGCAGCCTTCCACCGGCTGCCGACTACGACTGCCAAATCCACCGAGTGCCGCCCCGAACAGCTTCCCGAGGGACCGACAGTCCTCACGATCTGCCAGCGCCACCTCGCCGCTGGGCACATCATCCGGCGCAAGACCACCCCCACCGACCTCCGCGCGCACACCACGGCATGCGTGCGATGAGCACCAGCCGCAGAATCGAGCGCCCCCGATGAGCCACCGGCCCAACCGCCGCGCCCGCCGCGCCTCCGCCAGCCCCCTGTTCACTCCCTACGGGACCGACCGGGCCAGCCGCAAGGAAGCCCGTCGCCAACTCGCCGAAGCCGCCGCCAAGGCCCGTGCCGAAGCCAGCGCCCATCAGACAGGTACTGCACTCGCCGAGCATGAGACACCCGCTCCGCTCTACCCGCCGAGCGGACGCCCCGGGCCCGCCTCCGCCCGCCAGAACCGGCTGAAACTGCCCGCCCACCGCATGACCACCGCTGTGGCCGCCGGTGCCTACCCCTTCCTGGCCGAAGGCGGCCTCGGAGCCGAAGGCATCTACGTCGGGCGCGATGTCCATGCGGAGGCGTCTTTCGTTTTCGATCCGTTCGCGCTGTACGGCAAGGTCGAGGGGTTCACCAACCCCAACCTCCTGCTTGCCGGAGTGATCGGCCAGGGCAAGAGCGCCCTGGCCAAGTCCTTCGCGCTGCGGTCGGTGGCCTTCGGATACCGCGTCTATGTGCCGTGCGACCCGAAGGGCGAGTGGACGCCGGTGGCTGAGGCGCTCGGAGGCCGGTCCGTTGCCCTTGGCCCTGGGCTACCGGGACGCCTGAATCCTCTGGACGCGGCCCCGCGCCCGGCGAGCGTGTCCGAGGCTGACTGGGTCGGCGAGATCCGCAAGCGACGCCTGCTGCTGCTCGGCTCCCTGGCCCGGACCGTTCTGGGGCGGGACCTGATGCCCATGGAGCACACCGCCCTGGACGTGGCCCTCGACGCCGTCGTCACCCGTGCCGCGGTTGCCGGCCACACTCCGCTCCTCGGCGACGTCGCCGCCACCCTCAACAACCCGGGTCTCCTCAGCGAGGCCGCCGGGATGATGTCAGGACAGCTCGGAGACGCGGCCCGGGACCTGGCCCACGCGATGCGCCGTCTCGTCCACGGTGACTTGGCCGGCATGTTCGACGCGCACTCCACCGTCGCCTTCGACCCGAACGCGCCCATGCTCACCATCGACCTGTCCCGCCTTGGCGGCTCCGGCGACGACACCGCGCTCGTCCTGGCGATGACCTGTGCGAGCGCCTGGATGGAGTCCGCCCTCTCCGATCCGTCCGGCGGCCGGCGCTGGATCGTCTACGACGAGGCGTGGAGGTTGATGCGGCACGTCGGTCTGCTGCAGCGGATGCAGGCCCAGTGGAAGCTGAGCCGCGGCCTCGGCATCGCCAACCTCATGGTGATCCACCGGCTGTCCGACCTACTCACCGCCGGCGACGCCGGATCGCAGGGGCGGGCCCTGGCCGAAGGGCTTCTCGCCGACTGCAGCACCCGGATCATCTACCGCCAGGAAACCGACCAACTCCACGCCGCAGCCTCCCTGCTCGGCCTCACCTCCGTCGAGATGGACGCCATCGCCCACCTCAACCGAGGGCGCGGATTGTGGAAAGTCGCAGGTCGGAGCTTCATCGTGCAACACCTCCTGCACAGCCACGAGCTGGCGCTCTTCGACACCGACGCCCGTATGCACTGAGGAACAGAACGCCCGTGACACCCGGCATACAACGCGACCTGGTACCCAGCGCCGAGGCCCATCACCTTATCGGCACGCTCAACGCGATGAAGGACAAACTACTCAACGCGGCCGAGCAATGACAGCTGCTGGACGAGAACGGAGACGTTCCGGCCACACCCTCCTACCCCGCACTGCTCCAGCACGCCGCGGGCGCACAGGACCTCTCCCGCGACGTCCTCCGGCTGACCGCAGACTTCGCCCGGAGCCCTCACCCCACCACCCATACCGGCAGCACCGTCCTGAAGCATCTCGCCACGGCGGCTACCATATCGAGCCACGCAGCCCCGCACTTCACCGAGACTGCGCAGTGGGCCCTGGCCCTGCCCCGGTCTGCCAACCCGACCGACCGGCACTACCTCACGAACCGCATGGTCATCGACCACGCCTCAGCCCGCGCCTTCCTGCGGCGCACCTCGGAATCCCTGCGGGACGCGGCCAAGGAACTCGACGACCACCTCGCCTTCCAGCACTTCCTCGCGCCGCTCACCCGTCAGGAAGGCCCGCCGCTGCCTCCACCCCCCACGCCGGGCGGTCGTCACCGCTGACCACACCGGACCCGGAGACCGATTCACCCACTTCCCCAAGGATTTCCCTGAACCGCCCCGCTCATTTCAGCGACGCCGACTGGGCCGAGTACCAGCAGTGCCGGGCCGAGCACGACGACCTCATGGCGCAGGTCGCTGACCGCGAAGCCCATCTGGAACACGACCTGATCGCCACATACGACGCGTACGAACTCGACTTCACCGCGGTTCCGGAGCCGGAAGCCGGCCCCGCCCGCCGGACGCCTCCGCCGCACCGCTCACCGGCCTCCCGCAGGAGGAGCCGTGGCCGCTGACAAGGGCAACACCCCCGACGCTCGCCGCGCGACTCCCCTCGCGCCGCTTCCTGACCACCGCCATGTGAACACCCCGTGGTGGCAGGAGCTGTGGCGCCGCCACGCGCACATCACCACCCCACTGCGAGAGCGCGGGCTGGAGTGTGACATCGAGTTCGGCCTCAGCGCCTACATCGTGCGCGTGTCGCTCCCCGACGACAGTTACCTGATCATCGGCCCGCCGCAAGAGCCTCCCTCCGAGCGCCCGCCCGGGGACCCGGAGGGCTGGATCGTGACCCGTGAGCGCAACAGCGACCGGTCAAGTTATTTCGAGCGCATCTACGACTCGGCTCCCCCCGCATACCCCGATCGCCCCGAGCAGCCAGAGGCCCGCCACGGCGGCAGCGTCCAGCCCTTGATCGCAGCCCTCGACCATCACCTCGCGCGGCTCGGGCTGCTGCCCCATGCCGTCGCGCCCCACGAAAGCCCACCCGTGCACTCAGCTCATCCGCCCCAGCCGTCCAAGGCCCCGGACGTCACCGAGAGAGCAGAGCGAACCGCCTACGCCTACGGCGACGTGCTCCTCGCTCTCACGGACCAGCTCAACGGGACAAACTCGCACGCGGACGCCGCCGCTCTGCTGCACCAGATCCTGGAGCCGACCCACGGCCTGCTGGAGCGGCTCGGCGAATTCTTCGAGGCAGCCGCAGAGAAGGCGAAGGAAGCGGAACAGGACGACGGCTTCGATCTGTCGTACGACCTCGCCGACGCCGCAGCCGAGATCCGCAACGTCGGAGAAAACCTGCACGTCGCCGAGGGCCGGATGCGGGCACTGGATCCGCAACCGTCGGCACCCCGGCCAGCGGCCCCGCCCCGAACTGCGCCGCTGCCTCCGCCTGTCCTCCCACCGGCGCAGCAGCGGCACACACGCTGACCTCCCCGCTCGAAGACCATTGGAGCCCACATCCGCATCATCCGTCGCCCCCTGCTGCTGATGGTCGGCGTGGCCTGCCTCGCCCTGGCCGTGACCGGCTGCACCGACAAGAGTCGCGCCGCCGAGGCCGGGCACGCACCCCGGGCCAGCACCGCGCCGAAGCCGACGTCGTCCCCTGCGCTCACCCCCGCGCAGGCACGCGAGGCCCTCGCCCGCTACTCAAAGACCAACAACCTCGCTCGCCTCAGCCAGGATCGCGCCCTTCTCGACAGCGTCGAGGGCGGACCCCGGTACGCAATGTCGCTGGCTGACATCAAGGAGGACGAGGCCCTGCCCGAGGCCGACCGTGAGCCGTACCGACCGTGGTCGTACGACCTCTCGGCCACCGACCTGTACATCCCGCGGCTGAAGGACGGGCAGCAGCGATGGTTCGCCGCCGTCACCCGGGCCGGCAGTCTGCAGCAGTACGCCCGCGTCCTGATCATGGCGCAGAGCACCCAGTCCAAGCAGTGGGAGATGGTCGCCACCATCGACCTCGACGATCCCGAGCAGCTTCCGCAGATCGTGCTCGACACGGACGGGTACGCCACGGCGGTGGACGCCACCTCGTCATCCCTGGCCGCGCCAGTCGGCG from Streptomyces sp. QL37 harbors:
- a CDS encoding DUF6238 family protein, which codes for MNTSPAHEAQPYLRAATAGIRHHARSLPAQDCAADRVHLDVLHAHLTTLHQLLDQLADTTRPQNPAAGRHLATARTRLWQAATETHAAFHRLPTTTAKSTECRPEQLPEGPTVLTICQRHLAAGHIIRRKTTPTDLRAHTTACVR
- a CDS encoding ATP-binding protein, with protein sequence MGFCDLPLADKMCAVGDAVDFASNPGKAIGDWMAKSAGELAAAAADLAAEAVNTTTKVDLNAGWFRDNYEMLLPLGLVLLVATFCAQLVRAAIRRDGQALTQAFTGTMSGVLFAFCAIAFTTVAVEVVDAISDGLFKAAHLNIETAVRRIVKVNQLGALTGLGWLVPVVAGLGAAIGAFLYWCVMMVRKVGILVMVTLAIFASAGGGWEVARRWRKGWIEATATLVVSKLLMTVIFVLGIATMGKTEAKGGIAALADVMAGIVIMVLVLLCPYAVFKFVHWAAGGTDGESIHRAGGAGAQIAKAHAEKAARKAASAAATAGTGGAAAGAGAAPQGPDAGGGGGFPGDVAATPTGGGTEGKEGASSGGSGASPGGDAVKSGLEKAVQPAPTSVSDDTSGQVGGNQGPGGSGASATSGQGDGWQSTPPTTTPPPQGAPPSSGSQSATSSGSATPPAAGL
- a CDS encoding DUF6112 family protein, which produces MSVPLADRVIHLAYDPGISPQGGGLPGLAVLKNVVNSINMFGIIAVVGALAVSLGVWAWGHHTGGHQAEANGKKGALVAAGAALGLGAANGIVAFFSSLGSQVH
- a CDS encoding SCO6880 family protein; the encoded protein is MTDLSAAPITVKFPHRSRRGILLGLSLPQLSLASCTLALLLMTVISTGLLGAVALAPLWAASGALIAIRRHGRSLIDWAPIVTRYAHRRRTGQTLWLARPVTRPRQDGILHLPGAAASLKVVTPGDSANGAAAVHDPHRQTLTAIARVTSRAFALLDPATQNHNVNSWGRALAGIARTGHIATVQVLERTVPDSGDTLTRHWTQNGRPETPVAGQIYSELVSSAGPAAAPHETYLAISLDLKAAKRLITQAGGGLPGAFTVMEQTTASLAQAARNAGLMVTGWLSAREIAAVIRTAYDPKALAALQQWSETGRAEAEPAAAGPVVQFEEYDRLATDSARHATYWVENWPRTEMGAGFLHGIMFTAGVRRSLSLIYAPQGLESALRDVQRRKAAIIADANERARRGQVDSEEDSVEYADVKTRERQLIAGHADVALTGLVTVTAETDALLDAACAQIETAAVTAGVDLRRLNYQQPDAFTVAALPLARTTL
- a CDS encoding DUF4259 domain-containing protein — protein: MGTWGTGPFDNDLAADYALLLDRSGVPEVLLRHALSDPGSTRIENWEVTVAAAAVIASSCPGGEPLHPVYGPHKPLPPLPHDLRDLAAAALVTILTRPPQTYGWVSEQLVTRWLSGLAQLHGVLATTPARPTQPPPAPSPACRPTQTAPDSGPRRR
- a CDS encoding site-specific DNA-methyltransferase, translating into MPFSLHQGDALSVLTGLPDGCVDSVITDPPYNSGGRTAKERTTRSAKQKYTSADSKNDLADFTGENMDQRSYGFWLTQIMSEAHRLTKTGGTALLFTDWRQLPTTTDAIQAAGWLWRGVLAWHKPQARPQKGRFTQNCEFIIWASKGPIDGSRNPVYLPGMYSASQPSGSKRQHITQKPVEVMRELVKISPPGGTVLDFCAGSGSTGVAALLEGRDFIGVEKTEHYASIAADRLTETVRETLTQDDVVLTV
- a CDS encoding ATP-binding protein yields the protein MSHRPNRRARRASASPLFTPYGTDRASRKEARRQLAEAAAKARAEASAHQTGTALAEHETPAPLYPPSGRPGPASARQNRLKLPAHRMTTAVAAGAYPFLAEGGLGAEGIYVGRDVHAEASFVFDPFALYGKVEGFTNPNLLLAGVIGQGKSALAKSFALRSVAFGYRVYVPCDPKGEWTPVAEALGGRSVALGPGLPGRLNPLDAAPRPASVSEADWVGEIRKRRLLLLGSLARTVLGRDLMPMEHTALDVALDAVVTRAAVAGHTPLLGDVAATLNNPGLLSEAAGMMSGQLGDAARDLAHAMRRLVHGDLAGMFDAHSTVAFDPNAPMLTIDLSRLGGSGDDTALVLAMTCASAWMESALSDPSGGRRWIVYDEAWRLMRHVGLLQRMQAQWKLSRGLGIANLMVIHRLSDLLTAGDAGSQGRALAEGLLADCSTRIIYRQETDQLHAAASLLGLTSVEMDAIAHLNRGRGLWKVAGRSFIVQHLLHSHELALFDTDARMH
- a CDS encoding C40 family peptidase, translating into MKALAAGIGVVFLSPILIAGTGMVLATSADAVQSSGSLSNCLTDIDTDKVAEQVGKILDGASGENVDIEGLDLPSEQVPNAQTIVAAGLSLDVPTKGQIIALATAMQESRLRNLNYGDRDSLGLFQQRPSQGWGSAQQIRDPVYASEQFYKHLLKVNGWQQMTVTQAAQAVQKSGLPDAYAQWENLATALQAAIAKTFPGGANDTDQATQPPTLFTGCAPGQDGSGFGPIPEGRVPKGYTIPKDADPKARKAIEWAMHQLGTLYQWGGSCTNAHGPDPMGRCDCSSLMQQAYAHVGVTLTRTTYTQVTEGKAVSPAQLKPGDLIFSRGSAARPEHVGMYMGEGLVIEAPRTTKPVRITPIKDWTILAARRIL